A single window of Pseudanabaenaceae cyanobacterium SKYG29 DNA harbors:
- a CDS encoding type I glyceraldehyde-3-phosphate dehydrogenase — MIKVAINGFGRIGRNFLRCWAGRKETGLEIVAINDTSDARTNAHLLVYDSMLGKFTGEVSADDESITVNGHRIKTFSDRNPENLPWGLLGVDLIIEATGVFTDRAGAEKHLKAGAKKVLITAPAKNEDGTFVVGVNHETYNHREHHIISNASCTTNCLAPVAKVLHEQFGIIKGFMSTIHSYTGDQRLLDASHRDLRRARAAALSIVPTTTGAAKAVALVLPELKGKLNGNAFRVPTPNVSVVDFVAEVEKPTIPEEVNAALKEAAAGPLKGILEYSELPLVSIDYRGTDASSIVDASLTMVLGDNMVKVVAWYDNEWGYSQRVVDLAEVVAAKWEAA, encoded by the coding sequence GTGATTAAAGTAGCAATTAATGGCTTTGGACGCATCGGGCGTAACTTCCTCAGATGCTGGGCAGGGCGTAAGGAAACAGGGTTAGAGATTGTGGCAATTAACGACACCTCAGATGCCCGTACCAACGCTCACCTACTGGTTTATGATTCGATGCTCGGTAAATTCACTGGTGAAGTCAGCGCCGATGACGAGTCGATTACTGTTAATGGTCACCGCATCAAGACTTTCTCTGACCGCAACCCGGAAAACCTCCCCTGGGGCTTACTGGGCGTGGATTTGATTATCGAAGCAACAGGGGTATTTACCGATCGGGCAGGGGCAGAAAAGCACCTGAAAGCGGGAGCAAAGAAAGTTTTAATTACTGCACCGGCGAAAAATGAGGATGGCACCTTTGTTGTAGGGGTAAACCATGAGACCTACAACCATAGAGAGCATCACATTATCAGCAATGCCAGCTGTACCACGAACTGTCTTGCCCCAGTTGCTAAGGTTTTACACGAACAGTTTGGCATTATCAAGGGCTTTATGAGCACTATCCACAGCTACACAGGGGATCAGCGTCTCCTGGATGCTAGTCACAGGGATTTACGCCGAGCACGGGCAGCGGCATTGAGCATTGTGCCTACCACTACTGGGGCAGCCAAGGCTGTAGCTTTGGTATTACCAGAATTAAAGGGTAAGTTAAACGGTAATGCTTTTCGCGTACCCACCCCCAACGTCTCGGTAGTAGATTTCGTGGCAGAGGTAGAAAAGCCCACAATTCCTGAGGAGGTAAATGCTGCTTTGAAGGAGGCGGCAGCCGGTCCCCTCAAGGGCATTTTAGAGTACAGTGAGTTGCCCCTAGTCTCCATTGACTATCGCGGGACGGATGCCTCTTCCATTGTGGATGCTTCTCTCACAATGGTGTTGGGAGATAATATGGTGAAGGTAGTAGCCTGGTACGATAATGAGTGGGGCTACAGTCAGCGGGTAGTTGACCTAGCGGAAGTGGTAGCAGCTAAGTGGGAAGCAGCCTAA
- a CDS encoding HDIG domain-containing protein — protein sequence MGKFYQHLQSWFCANSCVWFRQGLVGVTFLGLSLTLSSRFFWEPTLKVGMVVQEDIRVPRDITIEDPEATYTARQKAQQEVLPIYKIDEDANVQARQRLEQLILQGDLLRDKAGRLPYLPLEDLSLEQQRLLRQMSDQTWQALLSGASSQPALSRKLQEIQQHSPQKWRMILQARQSYRQVLMQLGGKFYTRQWLQLSDMEWELDKYILRESLEQLLSEGIVPGIPLELMQRRLQSLRLLPKEEERRGVVLALLQEVSKPNLVPDYGAMAREAAKAAEAVPPQLITLKQGQILILAGQTITNRDFIFLDQLGLTRRRPNWVRIITVAGLVGLGLLVFSSLFYKPRSTKNRDLAVIALTTLGITVTTVLIPNTYLMFVPLAGLGFILGSFYGARLATSTTLLVCLPVLASLAGNWLSYIPLVVGAVVAGMITDRPQTRSHLALMGLVVGAVQGGVYLLLTMAGGAPIGLVVTALQFAAGGVVSSIIALGAIPYLEQIAYTLTPIRLAELANLDRPLLRRLVNEAPGTFQHTLFVANLAEAGARALGADTNLVRTGTLYHDIGKTLHPEFFIENQMGGTNPHDRLDDPWRSAAIIKEHVTGGLKLAQRYRLPEILQAFIPEHQGTIVISYFYHRAKAIDPQAREADFRYDGPTPQSRETGIVMLADACEAALRSLGTDTTLEKAQEMVMRIFQARWDDGQLRQSGLTWQDLETLAPVFITVWQQRNHGRIKYPELAKKIDPTGSAIPDSQYPLATREK from the coding sequence ATGGGCAAATTCTATCAACACCTGCAAAGTTGGTTCTGTGCTAATTCCTGTGTGTGGTTCCGCCAAGGCTTAGTGGGTGTCACCTTTTTGGGGCTGAGTTTGACGCTGAGTTCCCGCTTCTTTTGGGAGCCGACGTTAAAAGTGGGGATGGTGGTGCAGGAAGATATCCGCGTACCCAGGGACATAACAATTGAAGACCCCGAAGCAACTTATACTGCTCGTCAGAAAGCCCAACAGGAAGTCTTACCGATCTACAAAATCGATGAAGATGCCAATGTGCAGGCACGGCAAAGGCTAGAACAGTTAATCCTACAGGGAGACTTACTGCGGGACAAGGCGGGCAGGTTACCCTACTTACCTCTGGAAGACTTATCTTTGGAACAACAAAGGCTGCTACGGCAGATGAGTGACCAAACCTGGCAAGCCTTGCTGTCTGGGGCTAGTTCCCAGCCTGCCCTTAGCCGTAAGCTGCAGGAAATACAACAGCACTCCCCCCAAAAATGGCGCATGATTCTACAAGCTAGGCAGTCCTATCGGCAGGTACTGATGCAGCTAGGGGGCAAATTTTACACCCGCCAGTGGTTGCAGTTGTCTGACATGGAATGGGAACTGGACAAATACATTCTGCGGGAATCCCTGGAACAGTTACTTAGTGAAGGGATTGTACCCGGTATTCCACTGGAGCTGATGCAGCGGCGGTTGCAGTCCCTCCGTCTCCTACCCAAGGAAGAGGAGCGCCGCGGGGTGGTGCTGGCATTGTTGCAGGAGGTGAGTAAACCAAACCTGGTGCCTGATTATGGAGCAATGGCAAGGGAAGCCGCTAAAGCAGCAGAAGCTGTGCCACCCCAGTTAATTACGCTCAAACAAGGACAGATTTTAATCCTGGCGGGACAGACGATCACTAATCGGGATTTCATTTTTCTGGATCAATTGGGGTTAACTCGTCGCCGTCCTAACTGGGTACGAATTATAACCGTGGCTGGTTTGGTCGGGCTAGGTTTGTTGGTGTTCAGTTCTTTGTTTTATAAGCCCCGCAGTACCAAAAATCGGGATTTAGCAGTAATTGCCCTGACTACTCTGGGTATTACAGTCACAACGGTGTTAATCCCCAATACCTACTTGATGTTTGTGCCCTTGGCAGGGCTGGGCTTTATTTTGGGCAGCTTCTACGGAGCACGCTTGGCAACCAGTACAACCCTGCTAGTGTGTTTACCAGTACTAGCTAGCTTGGCGGGTAACTGGCTCAGTTATATACCCTTGGTGGTAGGGGCAGTAGTAGCTGGCATGATCACCGATCGTCCCCAAACTCGTTCCCACTTGGCGTTGATGGGTTTGGTGGTGGGGGCAGTGCAGGGGGGAGTTTACCTGCTGTTGACAATGGCGGGAGGGGCACCCATTGGTTTGGTGGTCACGGCGCTACAGTTTGCCGCAGGGGGAGTAGTGAGTTCCATTATTGCCCTGGGGGCAATTCCTTATCTGGAGCAGATTGCCTATACCCTCACTCCTATTCGCTTGGCAGAACTGGCTAACCTCGATCGTCCTCTATTACGCCGCCTAGTCAACGAAGCCCCAGGGACATTTCAACATACTTTATTTGTGGCAAACCTGGCAGAGGCGGGGGCAAGGGCACTGGGGGCAGATACCAACTTAGTGCGGACGGGTACCCTCTACCACGACATTGGCAAGACCCTCCATCCCGAATTCTTTATTGAGAACCAGATGGGGGGAACAAACCCCCACGATCGGCTCGATGACCCCTGGCGCAGTGCTGCCATCATCAAGGAACACGTCACAGGTGGATTAAAGCTAGCGCAGCGGTATCGCCTGCCAGAAATTCTCCAGGCATTTATTCCTGAACACCAGGGCACAATTGTCATTTCTTACTTTTACCACAGGGCGAAGGCGATCGACCCCCAGGCTAGGGAAGCAGATTTTCGCTACGATGGACCCACGCCCCAGAGTCGGGAAACGGGGATAGTCATGTTAGCTGATGCTTGTGAAGCAGCTTTACGCTCCCTGGGAACAGACACAACCCTAGAAAAAGCCCAGGAGATGGTGATGCGCATATTTCAAGCCCGTTGGGACGATGGACAGTTAAGGCAATCTGGCTTGACTTGGCAGGACTTAGAAACCCTTGCCCCTGTGTTTATCACGGTTTGGCAACAGCGCAACCACGGCAGGATCAAGTATCCCGAACTAGCGAAGAAAATTGACCCCACTGGTTCAGCCATCCCTGACTCCCAGTATCCCCTTGCCACCAGGGAAAAGTGA